A portion of the Oncorhynchus nerka isolate Pitt River linkage group LG27, Oner_Uvic_2.0, whole genome shotgun sequence genome contains these proteins:
- the LOC115112240 gene encoding glycine cleavage system H protein, mitochondrial-like yields the protein MAMRVAFRCFTANFSPVLIQRSRPVQISASRLLWKANPAQSLSTASRLSTALKFTDKHEWVQVEGGIGTVGISNFAQEALGDVVYCGLPEVGQKLEQMEEFGALESVKAASELYSPLTGEVTEINTELAVNPGLVNKSCYEVGWLIKMTIDNPAELDGLMDDGSYEKFIKSLDE from the exons ATGGCGATGAGAGTAGCGTTCCGGTGCTTTACTGCAAACTTTTCCCCAGTACTGATTCAGCGTTCTCGACCTGTACAGATATCCGCAAGTCGGCTCTTATGGAAGGCCAACCCCGCACAGTCACTGAGCACCGCCTCACGACTGTCCACAG CCCTGAAATTCACAGACAAGCATGAGTGGGTACAAGTAGAGGGAGGAATTGGCACAGTTGGCATCAGCAACTTTGCTCAG GAAGCATTAGGTGATGTGGTATATTGTGGACTCCCTGAGGTGGGGCAAAAACTTGAACAAATGG AGGAGTTTGGTGCTTTGGAAAGTGTGAAGGCTGCTAGTGAGCTGTACTCTCCGCTGACTGGAGAGGTAACTGAAATCAACACAGAGCTGGCAGTCAACCCTGGACTAGTGAATAAATCCTGCTACGAAGTGG GCTGGCTAATTAAGATGACTATTGACAACCCTGCAGAACTTGATGGCCTCATGGACGATGGCTCCTATGAGAAATTTATCAAATCACTTGATGAGTAG